Within the Deltaproteobacteria bacterium genome, the region CCGACGCGGAGGCCCAGTTTGTTCGATAGCCGCGACGTCCAGCGCGCGCTCGGGGAGCCCGACTTCTCGCGGGGTCTGGAGTATTTCGAGCGCGGCATGGTGCGTTCGGCGGAATTCGAGACCCGGTCGCGAGTCCATGGGCGGGTGGCGGGTAGCCGGGCCAACGCGTACGAGGTCTGGGCCGTGTTGTCTTTCGGTGTGGACGATGCGTTGCGCTCGGTGTCGGGATCCTGCACCTGCCCGGTGGCCTTCAACTGCAAGCATGTGGCAGCGTTGCTGCTGGCCGCGTGCAACGCGCCGTCCCGGTCCAAGGCTCGGGACCCCGTACCGCACGAGGTCCGCCGCTGGCTCGATCGCTGGTCCGGGCGGAACGGCGCGGCGGTCGAACTCCGGCCGTCCGGGCCTCCCGCGGCCGGGCAGGAGCATCTCTTCTACGTCATCCACCGGAGTGAGATGCGCGGCATGTGCATCGACCCCTACCGGGCGTATCTCAGGAAAGACCGCACCATCGGCAGCAACTTTCAACGGTTCGACCGGCGTTCCTCCTGGGCCCGGCGGAACCTGACCGTGCAGGATTCCAGTCTCCTCGGAAGGCTCGCGTTGTTCGCCGACGACAGTTTCGACCCGCGCTCGGAATGGCCGGAGGGCGAGGTGCTGGTGGACCTCGTCCGGGAGATCGTGGAGACGGGCCGCGCCCGCGCTCACGACATCCACGGCGTTGCGTTGTCATGGACGCCGCCGCGGCGGTGCGAACTCTTCTGGGATGTGGGGGAGGCCGGTGAACAGCGCCTGGCGGCGCGGGACGGCGACGGTTCTTCCCTCACCCTGTTGCCGTTCCCGGCGCCGTTCTTTGTCGATTCCGCCACCGGTGAGATGGGCGTCGCCGAGACGGAGATGGCGCCTCGGATGGCGTCCTGGCTTGCCGAGGCGCCGGCAGTGCCGCGCGCTGCGGTGGAGGCGGTGGCCGGCGCGCTCGCGCGGATGGGAAAGCACGCCCCAGTCCCCCGGCTCCAACGCGTGGAGGAGCGCACCGGCGTGGCGCCCGAACCGGTCCTGGTGCTCTACGGCCGCGAGCAGAAAGTGGTCCTCTACGAGCCCGGCGAATACCGCCGGGGCCGTGGCAGGGACGTCTCGGCCGTCTATCCGTGCGCCCGGGTGGAGGTCGCCTACGCGGGCGCGGAACGGAGGCTGCGTCCCGGAGAGGCGGGGGAAATCCGCGCCGACGACGGGCCGGTTGTGATCCGTTGCGATCCCGTTAAGGAAGCAGGCTTGCGGGAGGCGTTCGTGCAGGCGGCGAAACGCCATGGCGGCGAGGATCCGGGGGCGTTGCGCTACGAGGTCTCGCCTCCCTCCGGGGTGCGCGAAGCGGACGTCGTCTTCCCGCCCTTGATGAAAGGGGATGCTCAGGACGCCGTGGCGGCCGGCATCGACTTCGTTGCGCAGGGGGTTCCCGCGCTCCGGGCCGAGGGATGGCGTGTCGAGATCGAGCGGACATGGCCTTTCCGCCTCCACGAGGGGCCGGTCGCGTTCTCGACCTCGCTCGACCCGTCGGAC harbors:
- a CDS encoding SWIM zinc finger family protein, which encodes MFDSRDVQRALGEPDFSRGLEYFERGMVRSAEFETRSRVHGRVAGSRANAYEVWAVLSFGVDDALRSVSGSCTCPVAFNCKHVAALLLAACNAPSRSKARDPVPHEVRRWLDRWSGRNGAAVELRPSGPPAAGQEHLFYVIHRSEMRGMCIDPYRAYLRKDRTIGSNFQRFDRRSSWARRNLTVQDSSLLGRLALFADDSFDPRSEWPEGEVLVDLVREIVETGRARAHDIHGVALSWTPPRRCELFWDVGEAGEQRLAARDGDGSSLTLLPFPAPFFVDSATGEMGVAETEMAPRMASWLAEAPAVPRAAVEAVAGALARMGKHAPVPRLQRVEERTGVAPEPVLVLYGREQKVVLYEPGEYRRGRGRDVSAVYPCARVEVAYAGAERRLRPGEAGEIRADDGPVVIRCDPVKEAGLREAFVQAAKRHGGEDPGALRYEVSPPSGVREADVVFPPLMKGDAQDAVAAGIDFVAQGVPALRAEGWRVEIERTWPFRLHEGPVAFSTSLDPSD